From a region of the Triticum aestivum cultivar Chinese Spring chromosome 7D, IWGSC CS RefSeq v2.1, whole genome shotgun sequence genome:
- the LOC123166451 gene encoding protein G1-like2 — protein MQGAPVDSPGAAEAAARPSRYESQKRRDWHTFGQYLRNHRPPLELSRCSGAHVLEFLRYLDQFGKTKVHAAGCPFFGHPSPPAPCPCPLRQASGSLDALVGRLRAAFEEHGGRPEANPFGARAVRLYLREVRDSQAKARGIAYEKKRRKRPPPSSSQKAAKAAPSPPPPASTHVAAPPPERAPEVLVARAVPAQGHYFIPHPQHYMHAHFLMPGGHEADAAVPSSSSGNSNGHSNGHSGGTGDEMAMAMAAAAEAHAAGCMLPLSVFN, from the coding sequence ATGCAGGGAGCGCCGGTGGACAGCccgggggcggcggaggcggcggcgcggccgagCCGGTACGAGTCGCAGAAGCGCCGGGACTGGCACACGTTCGGGCAGTACCTTCGCAACCACCGCCCGCCACTGGAGCTCTCGCGGTGCAGCGGCGCCCATGTCCTCGAGTTCCTCCGCTACCTCGACCAGTTCGGCAAGACCAAGGTGCACGCCGCGGGCTGCCCCTTCTTCGGCCACCCTTCCCCGCCGGCGCCGTGCCCGTGCCCACTCCGCCAGGCCTCGGGCAGCCTCGACGCGCTCGTCGGCCGCCTGCGCGCCGCCTTCGAGGAGCACGGCGGGCGGCCCGAGGCCAACCCGTTCGGCGCGCGCGCCGTCCGCCTCTACCTCCGCGAGGTGCGCGACTCCCAGGCCAAGGCACGTGGCATCGCCTACGAGAAGAAGCGCCGGAAgcgcccgccgccgtcgtcgtcccaGAAGGCGGCCAAGGCCGCGCCGTCCCCACCCCCACCCGCCTCCACGCATGTAGCAGCGCCGCCCCCAGAGAGAGCCCCGGAGGTCCTCGTCGCGCGGGCCGTGCCAGCGCAGGGGCACTACTTCATCCCGCACCCGCAGCACTACATGCACGCGCATTTCCTGATGCCAGGCGGCCACGAGGCGGACGCCGCCGTCCCGAGCAGCTCCAGCGGCAACAGCAACGGCCACAGCAATGGCCACAGCGGCGGCACCGGCGACGAGATGGCCATGGCgatggcggcagcggcggaggcgcACGCGGCGGGGTGCATGCTGCCGCTCTCCGTGTTCAACTAG